A stretch of the Streptosporangium sp. NBC_01755 genome encodes the following:
- the cydB gene encoding cytochrome d ubiquinol oxidase subunit II: protein MELTTVWFVLIAVLWTGYFVLEGFDFGVGVLLPLLGRDEADRRTVLATIGPVWDGNEVWLLVAGGATFAAFPEWYATLFSGFYLPLFLILVALILRGVAIEYRNKSDSSRGWDRTLFIGSLLPAFLWGVAFANIVRGVPLDADHEYTGTLLTLLNPYALLGGLATLSLFVLHGALFLTLRTDGDLRARSAVMAKRLAVATLVVGGAFLTATQLMNGRPATWASAALAAAGIAGALLATLRGRDGWAFTANAVAVIAVTVTLFGNLWPDVMPALDPANSLNVDNAASTPYTLTVMTWVAVVFTPLVLAYQGWTYWVFRRRLTRTDHGDARAA, encoded by the coding sequence ATGGAACTCACCACCGTCTGGTTCGTGCTCATCGCCGTGTTGTGGACCGGCTACTTCGTCCTGGAGGGATTCGACTTCGGGGTCGGCGTCCTGCTGCCGCTGCTGGGCAGGGACGAGGCCGACCGCAGGACCGTCCTGGCCACCATCGGGCCGGTCTGGGACGGCAACGAGGTCTGGCTGCTGGTCGCCGGAGGCGCGACGTTCGCCGCCTTCCCCGAGTGGTACGCGACCCTGTTCAGCGGCTTCTACCTGCCGCTGTTCCTCATCCTCGTCGCGCTCATCCTGCGCGGCGTGGCCATCGAGTACCGCAACAAGAGCGACAGCTCCCGAGGCTGGGACCGTACGCTGTTCATCGGATCGCTGCTCCCCGCCTTCCTGTGGGGTGTGGCCTTCGCCAACATCGTCCGGGGCGTCCCGCTGGACGCCGACCACGAGTACACCGGGACGCTGCTCACCCTGCTCAACCCGTACGCGCTGCTGGGCGGCCTGGCCACGCTCTCGCTGTTCGTGCTGCACGGCGCGCTCTTCCTGACGCTGCGCACCGATGGCGACCTGCGCGCCCGCTCGGCCGTCATGGCGAAGAGGCTCGCCGTGGCCACGCTGGTCGTGGGCGGAGCCTTCCTGACCGCCACCCAGCTCATGAACGGCAGGCCCGCCACCTGGGCGAGCGCGGCGCTGGCCGCCGCCGGGATCGCAGGCGCGCTGCTCGCCACCCTGCGCGGCCGCGACGGCTGGGCCTTCACCGCCAACGCGGTCGCCGTCATCGCCGTCACGGTCACCCTCTTCGGTAACCTCTGGCCCGACGTGATGCCCGCGCTGGACCCGGCCAACAGCCTGAACGTCGACAACGCCGCCTCCACCCCGTACACGCTCACGGTGATGACGTGGGTCGCCGTCGTCTTCACCCCGCTGGTCCTCGCCTACCAGGGCTGGACCTACTGGGTGTTCCGCCGCCGGCTGACCCGCACCGACCACGGAGACGCCCGCGCGGCGTGA